One genomic window of Punica granatum isolate Tunisia-2019 chromosome 1, ASM765513v2, whole genome shotgun sequence includes the following:
- the LOC116189173 gene encoding ultraviolet-B receptor UVR8: protein MEDPEVTQVSTDLDRKVTAIATGEAHTLALSGGGSVNSWGRGMFGRLGNGSENDKPIPVQVDFGFSEEKRLKFVGIAAGSYHSLALADDGSVWCWGYNIYGQLGSNGENTPVPHLMNSFNKLDSSSSPGHDSERETKAPLKICLVRAGGMMSLAVDNFGALWMWGNCPQPESTNNGQFSLVSTPTPIPVWDFHGHTVVKVACGNEHVVALVSEGEIYKGDDLLCYSWGSNSHGQLGLGDKESRARPEIVQTFSSDSQWTVYEVACGAFHTALLTHRKRPSDTLQSLCWTFGLGENGQLGHGTTQSSLVPEPVKELPDYVYLASVDCGLFHTSVVSTAGQLWSWGMEKGLGLCPEASFTGPETGDAVSPVLIPCGGPRGPKFEDPVQVACGAAHTVLVTNDGYRIWAWGRGRSGVLGNGKTIDFFTPTLVLWPPTAEEFNDEPTPPQKEDNKASSENATEMDQKLVSAMEEISLLRSKLSSMERYASILHGAIFGRPFEESDIPSSLEGSGGFDITREWESMLESADRGKLVRLEMFYRNMLAGVKDKLMKKRIEELIKDCLRRSGPGN, encoded by the exons ATGGAAGACCCAGAAGTTACCCAAGTTTCCACCGATTTGGACCGTAAAGTCACCGCCATAGCCACCGGAGAAGCTCACACTCTAGCCCTCTCAG GGGGTGGCTCTGTCAATTCCTGGGGAAGAGGGATGTTCGGGCGGCTCGGGAACGGTTCGGAGAACGATAAGCCTATCCCAGTTCAGGTCGATTTCGGGTTCTCCGAGGAGAAGAGGCTCAAGTTTGTGGGAATTGCTGCTGGTTCTTACCACAGCCTTGCACTAGCAG ACGATGGATCGGTTTGGTGCTGGGGCTATAACATCT ATGGTCAACTCGGTAGCAATGGAGAGAACACTCCGGTTCCTCATTTGATGAACAGTTTCAACAAACTGGACTCTTCCAGTTCTCCAGGACATGATTCTGAAAGAGAGACCAAAGCTCCTTTAAAg ATCTGTTTGGTGAGAGCGGGAGGAATGATGTCACTTGCTGTCGACAATTTTGGTGCCCTTTGGATGTGGGGAAACTGTCCCCAGCCAGAAAGCACCAATAATGGGCAGTTCTCTCTCGTAAGCACTCCAACTCCGATTCCCGTATGGGATTTTCACGGGCACACAGTAGTTAAAGTGGCCTGTGGAAACGAGCATGTCGTGGCTTTAGTTAGTGAGGGAGAGATATACAAAGGAGATGATCTCTTGTGCTACTCATGGGGTAGCAATAGTCATGGGCAGTTAGGGCTTGGAGATAAAGAAAGCAGAGCACGGCCTGAGATTGTGCAAACTTTCTCCTCAGATTCACAATGGACAGTTTACGAGGTTGCTTGTGGGGCTTTCCACACAGCATTACTGACACATAGGAAGAGGCCAAGTGACACCTTGCAAAGTTTATGCTGGACATTTGGGCTGGGGGAGAATGGGCAGCTTGGGCATGGGACAACCCAGAGCTCGTTGGTGCCAGAGCCAGTGAAGGAGCTTCCTGACTATGTATACCTGGCATCAGTTGACTGTGGGCTGTTCCACACGAGTGTGGTCTCTACTGCAGGGCAGCTATGGTCATGGGGGATGGAGAAGGGCCTTGGGCTATGTCCTGAAGCCAGTTTTACAGGACCTGAGACAGGTGATGCGGTTTCTCCAGTTTTAATACCCTGTGGTGGGCCCCGTGGACCCAAATTTGAAGACCCAGTCCAGGTTGCTTGTGGGGCCGCCCACACGGTCCTTGTCACAAATGATGGGTATAGGATCTGGGCTTGGGGACGGGGACGGAGTGGGGTCCTCGGGAATGGGAAGACGATTGACTTCTTCACTCCAACACTGGTCCTGTGGCCCCCGACGGCCGAGGAATTTAATGACGAACCAACTCCGCCACAGAAGGAAGATAACAAGGCAAGCTCAGAAAATGCCACAGAGATGGATCAGAAATTGGTTTCTGCAATGGAGGAGATAAGCCTTCTCCGGTCAAAGCTTTCTTCTATGGAACGATATGCTAGCATCCTTCACGGGGCGATCTTTGGGAGACCATTTGAGGAGAGTGATATCCCCTCTTCGTTGGAGGGCTCTGGGGGTTTTGACATCACAAGAGAATGGGAGAGCATGTTAGAGTCGGCTGATAGGGGGAAGCTTGTGAGGTTGGAGATGTTTTACCGGAACATGCTTGCTGGTGTTAAGGACAagctgatgaagaagaggatcGAGGAGCTGATAAAGGACTGTCTTCGCCGTTCGGGTCCTGGAAATTGA